The Prevotella melaninogenica genome has a segment encoding these proteins:
- a CDS encoding glycosyltransferase family 1 protein: protein MKVLLLGEYSNVHNTLARGLRELGHTVTVVSNGDFWKNYPRDIDVSRRSGRLGGILLMAKIYSLLPRLRGYDIVQFINPVFFELKAERLFPLFQYLKKHNKKVVLCGFGMDYYWVNTCSTTMPLRYSDFNIGKELRQNKEAIVEREDWIDTEKGRLNQLMAEQCDAIVTGLYEYWCCYEPYFPKKTTFIPFPIVVDEPPIIADETPEKLNLFIGISKSRSVYKGTGIMLRAAETVKKQYPDRLNLTVVNGLPFDEYVRTMLGSDAIMDQLYSYTPSMNPLEAMAHGIICIGGGEPENYEIIHEPTLRPIINVLPTYESCVRELTRLVNNLSLIPQLRRDSYEYVRKHHEYIKVARQYEDFYQSL, encoded by the coding sequence ATGAAAGTCCTACTATTAGGTGAATATAGCAACGTACATAACACGCTGGCACGAGGCTTGCGTGAACTTGGACATACGGTAACGGTGGTGTCGAATGGGGATTTTTGGAAGAATTACCCACGTGATATTGATGTTTCCAGACGGTCGGGAAGGTTAGGTGGCATACTTTTGATGGCTAAAATCTATAGCTTACTGCCCCGTTTGCGAGGCTATGACATCGTACAATTTATCAATCCTGTGTTCTTTGAACTGAAGGCGGAACGGCTCTTTCCGCTCTTTCAATATCTGAAAAAACATAACAAAAAGGTTGTTCTCTGTGGCTTTGGGATGGATTATTATTGGGTAAACACGTGCTCAACGACGATGCCACTGCGTTACAGCGACTTCAATATCGGTAAGGAACTGCGCCAAAATAAGGAGGCGATAGTCGAGAGAGAGGATTGGATTGATACGGAGAAAGGGCGTCTGAACCAGCTGATGGCTGAGCAATGCGATGCTATTGTGACAGGACTCTATGAGTATTGGTGCTGTTACGAGCCGTATTTCCCTAAGAAAACAACCTTCATCCCCTTCCCTATCGTTGTCGATGAACCGCCTATCATAGCCGATGAGACACCCGAGAAGCTGAACCTTTTTATTGGAATCAGTAAGAGTCGGTCGGTATATAAAGGGACTGGCATCATGCTGCGAGCCGCAGAAACGGTGAAAAAACAATATCCCGACCGCCTCAACCTCACTGTTGTTAACGGTCTACCCTTTGACGAATATGTGCGAACAATGCTCGGTTCTGATGCTATCATGGACCAACTCTACAGCTATACGCCCTCGATGAATCCCCTTGAAGCGATGGCGCATGGTATTATCTGTATCGGTGGCGGTGAGCCAGAGAACTATGAAATCATCCATGAGCCCACTCTCCGACCTATCATCAACGTCCTCCCGACTTACGAAAGTTGTGTTAGAGAGCTTACTCGCCTCGTCAATAACCTCTCTCTCATTCCACAATTGCGCCGCGATAGCTATGAATATGTGCGCAAGCATCATGAGTATATCAAGGTTGCCCGCCAGTATGAGGATTTCTACCAATCGTTATAG